One Narcine bancroftii isolate sNarBan1 chromosome 3, sNarBan1.hap1, whole genome shotgun sequence DNA window includes the following coding sequences:
- the LOC138756694 gene encoding bone morphogenetic protein 2-like, whose amino-acid sequence MDLHNPSTMYVSIFLALLCSKNSEVRPQSRLTRKDHTHIRIEAIKKAVLEQLTREMNVSRREEMDKLNLQRVRQFSHNISMSNKRSLRRNSASSFVLKGNILENTSRTTSDLNSNKQQLYFNISIAKTILVFPKVKILRGELKFFKHICQNASLYQKRMDGNPRLIRVYTLYKPATKKEEIQSHFLGSKIFTLNSKKAETFDIRKTVEHWMNYPQENYGLELELLPWSSDHKHNSEDKLSIQVELEIEVRNALKEVRIRRESYPEDCQRNQIRCCRRSLHVSFEEIGWSDWIKAPLSYNAFYCDGTCPYKYKIATMHTLIKSKMNRLSNGAIPAPCCVPASYEPLTLLHFNSNDKLILTAFDDMIVSRCHCS is encoded by the exons ATGGATCTGCACAACCCATCTACCATGTATGTTTCAATTTTTTTGGCACTGCTCTGCTCCAAGAACAGTGAAGTGAGACCTCAATCTCGTCTCACGCGGAAAGATCACACACACATTCGGATCGAAGCGATCAAGAAAGCAGTCTTGGAGCAGCTGACACGCGAAATGAATGTTTCGAGAAGAGAGGAGATGGACAAACTTAATTTGCAGCGTGTGAGGCAATTCAGCCACAATATTAGCATGTCTAATAAAAGATCTCTCAGAAGGAATTCTGCCAGTTCCTTTGTTCTGAAGG gaaacattttggaaaatacAAGTAGAACTACAAGTGACCTGAACAGCAACAAACAACAACTGTACTTTAATATTTCTATTGCTAAGACTATACTTGTCTTTCCTAAAGTAAAGATCTTGAGAGGCGAGCTTAAATTCTTCAAACACATATGTCAAAATGCAAGTTTATATCAAAAGAGGATGGATGGAAACCCACGACTCATAAGAGTCTACACCTTATACAAGCCAGCAACTAAAAAGGAAGAGATACAGTCTCACTTCCTTGGTTCTAAAATCTTTACATTAAATTCTAAAAAGGCTGAAACATTTGACATTCGAAAAACTGTCGAACATTGGATGAATTATCCACAAGAAAATTATGGTCTTGAACTTGAGCTGCTTCCTTGGTCTTCTGATCATAAACACAATTCTGAAGACAAACTATCTATTCAGGTAGAATTAGAAATAGAGGTGCGAAATGCTTTGAAAGAGGTCCGGATACGTCGAGAAAGCTACCCCGAGGACTGCCAGAGAAACCAGATACGTTGTTGTAGGCGATCGCTACATGTGTCTTTTGAGGAGATCGGATGGTCAGATTGGATCAAAGCCCCACTAAGTTACAATGCCTTTTACTGTGATGGCACATGTCCATATAAGTACAAAATTGCCACAATGCACACACTGATCAAATCAAAGATGAATCGACTTTCGAATGGAGCTATTCCAGCCCCCTGCTGTGTTCCTGCATCCTATGAGCCCCTAACCTTGCTCCATTTTAACAGTAATGACAAATTAATTCTTACAGCATTTGATGACATGATTGTTTCCAGGTGCCATTGTTCTTAA